In Rosa chinensis cultivar Old Blush chromosome 1, RchiOBHm-V2, whole genome shotgun sequence, a genomic segment contains:
- the LOC112198476 gene encoding RING-H2 finger protein ATL70 produces the protein MDQDELYDAGGVFIGVLAIIILIIVISYCHRRQSLVDPSDHDESSATIEQGLDEATICAYPKLLYSEAKLHMFDSISCTPPSCCSICLADFEDNDVLRSIPNCGHFFHQVCVDKWLLLHPTCPVCRSSLVDSSTSVGSVAEV, from the coding sequence ATGGATCAGGATGAACTATATGATGCTGGTGGAGTCTTCATTGGTGTTCTTGCCATAATCATACTGATCATTGTAATTTCTTACTGCCATCGCCGGCAATCCCTGGTCGATCCGTCAGATCATGATGAGTCATCTGCAACAATTGAACAAGGCCTTGATGAAGCTACAATATGTGCATATCCGAAGCTGCTTTACTCAGAAGCCAAGCTGCACATGTTTGATTCAATTTCATGTACCCCTCCTTCTTGTTGCAGCATATGCTTGGCTGATTTTGAAGACAATGATGTATTGAGATCTATCCCTAATTGTGGCCATTTCTTTCACCAAGTATGCGTGGATAAATGGTTGCTGCTTCACCCCacatgcccagtttgcaggagCTCACTTGTTGATTCATCGACTTCTGTTGGTTCTGTAGCAGAGGTCtag